AGCTTCCCGCCGGCCACCTCGATCAGCTGCCGTAGCCGTCAGTGCGCCAGACACCGTCCACAGTGGAGTTCACCGGGGGCCGCGACGACGGAGAGCGCGGCCAGGCCCGCCAGGAGGATTCGCACGAGGGCGACGGTAACGAAACACCGGGGGCGCACGGAATCCCGCGCGCCCCCGGTACTCAGGCCAGGGTCCCGGCAAAGGTGGTCGAGGACCCGTGATCAGCAGACAGAGTCGTGGCTGCCGCGTCATCATCGACGGCGCCTGCCATCTCGATCGATCACGCCCGGCAGCAGGCGAAGCGGTGGTGTTCGAGATGCGCGACCACCTGGTGGTGTGTGCCGGACCGGTTTCGGGTCTGTGAAGGGGCCCTTCACAGACCCTGAGTCCGTGAAGGGCCCCTTCACGGACCTTCACGGACCTCCACGGTCGGCGAAGGGCCCCTCACACCGACTTTGCCGACGCCCTGGGTACTCAGGTGGGGGCAACCCCACTTGAGGAGGTGCTCAGCCGAAGAAGACCTCGGCCTCCTCGTAGCGTTCCACCGGCACGGTCTTCAGCTCGGCGGTCGCCTCGGACAGCTTCACCCGGACGATGTCGGTGCCCCGCAGCGCCACCATCGTGCCGAAGTCGCCGTCCGCCACCGCGTCCACCGCGTGCAGGCCGAAACGGGTGGCGAGCACCCGGTCGTAGGCGGTCGGCGTGCCGCCGCGCTGCACGTGCCCGAGCACCACCGCGCGCGATTCCTTGCCGGTGCGCGTGGCGATCTCGTCCGCCAGCCAGGTGCCGATGCCGCCGAGCCGCACGTGCCCGAACGCGTCCTTCTCGCCGGTCAGCAGCTTCTCCTCGCCGCCCTCGGGCAGCGCGCCCTCGGCGACCACGATGATCGGCGCGTACTCCTTCTCGAACCGCCGCTCGACCCAGGAGACGACCTGGTCCACGGAGAAGTGCCGCTCCGGCACCAGGATCACGCTCGCCCCGCCGGCCAGGCCGGAGTGCAGCGCGATCCAGCCCGCGTGCCGACCCATGACCTCGACCACCAGCGCCCGGTGGTGCGATTCGGCGGTGGTGTGCAGCCGGTCGATCGCCTCGGTGGCGATGGACACCGCGGTGTCGAAACCGAACGTGTAGTCGGTGGCGCCGAGGTCGTTGTCGATCGTCTTGGGCACGCCGACCACGCCGATGCCGTCGTCGGTGAGCCGCTTCGCCACGCCGAGGGTGTCCTCGCCGCCGATCGCGATCAGCGCGTCCACGCTCTGGTCGGCGAGGACCCTGCGGATCTTCTCGACGCCGCCGTCGACGTTGTACGGGTTGGTCCGCGAGGAGCGCAGGATGGTGCCCCCGCGGGTGAGGATGTCCTCGACGTCGGAGAGGCCGAGCGGGCGGCTCTGCCCGGTCAGCGGGCCCTGCCACCCGTTGCGGAAGCCGACGAACTCCCAGTCGTGCACCTCGATGCCCTTGCGGACCACCGCGCGGATCACCGCGTTCAGGCCGGGGCAGTCACCGCCACCCGTCAGCACACCGACACGCATCTGTCGCCTCCGTACTCTTCTCATGGGGAGATTGGGGTCACAACGCGGCCAGCGTAGCGGGTTTCCTCTGGATCGGTGCAGGCCGTACCACCTGCCGAATCGGTCCGCGGCCGGGGGGGTGCCGGCTGTGCTACGGTGGCGCCGTGCAGCGCTATTTCTGGTTTACGAAGCCGGCCCCGGGTGGGTCTGGCGGCGTGACCCTGCGCTGAGCCCCACCCCGAGCCGGAGTAGTTCCCGGCTCGGCGAGTTCCCCGCGGGCCGGTTCCCCCAGAAAGGACCGCCCGCCCATGCCCATCTCCTCTCTCGCCGCCGCCCCTGCCGGGACGAGTGCGCTCGATCAGCAGCGGACCACCTCGGTCAGCCCGCTGCTCTCCCCCGCCCTGCTGCGCGAGGAGTTCCCGGCCGACGCCGCGGTGGCGAAGGTCGTGCGGACCGGGCGCGCGGAGACGGTCGCCGTCCTCGACGGCCGGGACGACCGGCTCGCGGTGATGGTCGGCCCGTGCTCGGTGCACGACCCGGACGCCGCGCTCGACTACGCGCGCCGGCTGGCCGCGAAGGCCGAGCGGCTGCGTGGCGAGCTGCACATCGTGATGCGTGTGTACTTCGAGAAGCCGCGCACCACGCTGGGCTGGAAGGGCCTGATCAACGATCCGGACCTGGACGGCACCTTCGCCGTGAACAAGGGCCTGCGGATCGCGCGGGAGCTG
This Amycolatopsis sulphurea DNA region includes the following protein-coding sequences:
- a CDS encoding 6-phosphofructokinase — encoded protein: MRVGVLTGGGDCPGLNAVIRAVVRKGIEVHDWEFVGFRNGWQGPLTGQSRPLGLSDVEDILTRGGTILRSSRTNPYNVDGGVEKIRRVLADQSVDALIAIGGEDTLGVAKRLTDDGIGVVGVPKTIDNDLGATDYTFGFDTAVSIATEAIDRLHTTAESHHRALVVEVMGRHAGWIALHSGLAGGASVILVPERHFSVDQVVSWVERRFEKEYAPIIVVAEGALPEGGEEKLLTGEKDAFGHVRLGGIGTWLADEIATRTGKESRAVVLGHVQRGGTPTAYDRVLATRFGLHAVDAVADGDFGTMVALRGTDIVRVKLSEATAELKTVPVERYEEAEVFFG